A stretch of the Streptomyces sp. 1331.2 genome encodes the following:
- a CDS encoding ArsR/SmtB family transcription factor, translating to MLRLHFSADDLLRVAFVPAPAPMMELALAVAQLQRPPRPCDAGRWQQAARRAFPVAGRPLLDLVPASGAGPMFLDPVSPDFGSGLDLVLHTPAATIRTDLDHVCPASRPVTPFTRALVGRDSAGLHLLESALRTTWTALLAHQWPRIEAAHDAELAWRTRILAHQGLHTALAGLVPGGHWESSSTLAYDRPGDVDVRLTGHGLRVLPSVLWKGRPIIAHHTDAPSVLIYPTAAAPLRFTGEDEPDDPLGTLLGSTRAAVLHLLTAHRTTTEIARALDISKASASEHARALRHARLITSRRAGKAVFHTCSSLGLQLLTSTDPPPAPPRGARFDRRPQDSTP from the coding sequence GTGCTGCGATTACACTTCTCCGCCGACGACCTCCTCCGGGTCGCATTCGTCCCCGCTCCCGCGCCGATGATGGAACTCGCGCTGGCGGTGGCCCAGTTGCAGCGACCGCCCCGGCCCTGCGATGCGGGTCGGTGGCAGCAGGCCGCACGCCGGGCCTTCCCCGTGGCAGGGCGGCCCCTGCTGGACCTGGTGCCTGCCTCCGGCGCAGGGCCGATGTTCCTCGACCCGGTCAGCCCCGACTTCGGCTCCGGCCTCGACCTGGTCCTGCACACACCGGCCGCCACCATACGAACCGACCTGGACCACGTGTGTCCCGCATCCCGCCCGGTCACGCCCTTCACCCGCGCCCTGGTGGGCCGCGACAGTGCGGGCCTGCACCTGCTCGAATCCGCCCTGCGCACGACGTGGACGGCTCTGCTCGCCCACCAGTGGCCGCGGATCGAGGCCGCTCACGACGCGGAGCTCGCCTGGCGCACACGCATCCTGGCCCATCAGGGCCTTCACACCGCCCTCGCCGGCCTCGTACCCGGCGGCCACTGGGAAAGCAGTTCGACACTGGCGTACGACCGACCCGGCGACGTCGACGTCCGGCTGACCGGCCACGGGCTGCGGGTACTGCCGTCGGTCCTCTGGAAGGGCCGTCCGATCATCGCCCACCACACTGACGCACCCAGCGTCCTGATCTACCCGACGGCGGCGGCACCCCTGCGATTCACCGGGGAGGACGAGCCCGACGACCCGTTGGGGACGCTGCTCGGCAGCACGCGCGCCGCAGTCCTGCACCTGCTGACCGCCCACCGCACCACCACGGAGATCGCCCGCGCGCTCGACATCAGCAAGGCATCCGCTTCCGAACACGCCAGAGCACTACGGCACGCACGCCTGATCACCTCCCGCAGGGCGGGCAAGGCGGTGTTCCACACCTGCAGCAGCCTGGGGCTGCAACTGCTCACCTCCACCGACCCCCCACCCGCACCCCCGCGCGGCGCGAGGTTCGACAGACGACCGCAGGACAGCACGCCCTGA
- a CDS encoding S26 family signal peptidase, with protein sequence MIKRVAAVPGEPVAAPLLGRCRGTVVPRGYFLALGGNTAAGIDSRHHGYLPPSGIRGRVVRQV encoded by the coding sequence ATGATCAAGCGGGTTGCGGCCGTCCCCGGCGAGCCGGTGGCCGCCCCGCTCCTCGGCCGGTGCCGGGGGACCGTGGTTCCGCGCGGCTACTTCCTCGCACTCGGCGGCAACACCGCGGCCGGCATCGACTCGCGCCACCACGGATACCTGCCGCCGTCAGGAATCCGGGGGCGAGTGGTGCGGCAGGTGTGA
- a CDS encoding bifunctional serine/threonine protein kinase/MFS transporter has protein sequence MEQLTGQDPTHIGPYRLIARLGEGGMGLVYLGRSDLGRTVAVKTVQAEHAHHPEFRRRFTREVAAARLVGGDWTAAVLDADTEAAVPWVATQYIPGPDLTTVVGKGYGPLPEHSVRTLANRLALALQAVHQAGLIHRDLKPSNVLVTVDGPRVIDFGIARALESIGGDSLLTRTGMLIGSPGFMSPEQVRGRELTAASDVFCLGAVLVYAATGRLLFGATDTGLNAHLFRIAEEEADLTGVPDSLVDLVRACLAKDPAARPTPAQVVERTQPDRVGEWLPGPVLAHIGRKAAELLDFTPQNRGPQPSPHGHTAPAPAPAPAPAPAPGQETSYPLAPPAYGPPAYAPTDPAHAGPPPGYGPPAPPPGPNLRRGWALAMATIAQLAVALATSTSTVLLYDVMRDLDADSSSAQWMDTGHFLAFGALLFLGGHLADLIGRKTTLLIGLTGFTLTTAVQVWSTEPDTMLWAYTAQGVFAALSTPASFALVAVHFTGSRARTKAFGLYSLAALGGSVLGLFLAVPLAQYTTWRMSLYVIILLALIALAGTAALVRDLPDRTPAGFDALGALLSTLGVAAVVFALDRSPALGWDTPLPPLCLAGGVVLMAAFFRRQGRTPGAAILPAYGTGALGRRGALIALCLSGFALESAVPSLAEFLWSVGPGPGLVAFAVTAGSFLTGSLLLAAPLLPRVAFRALLVPGLGLAAVGVLLIGTGPESPAGAWSGLICLGVGLGTAATLLYSAITEGIVAHDCGGRAALAVTGQELGGSASAALLGGTVGLESGGHTPVALYLSAAALLIAALVGGLMVKGPESALTAPAPRDHLRR, from the coding sequence GTGGAACAGCTGACGGGGCAGGACCCCACACACATCGGCCCCTACCGTCTGATCGCCCGCCTGGGTGAGGGCGGAATGGGCCTGGTCTATCTCGGCCGGTCCGACCTCGGCCGGACGGTCGCCGTGAAGACCGTGCAGGCCGAACACGCCCACCACCCCGAATTCCGCAGGCGGTTCACCCGCGAGGTCGCCGCCGCCAGGCTGGTGGGCGGGGACTGGACGGCCGCCGTCCTGGACGCCGACACCGAGGCGGCCGTGCCCTGGGTCGCCACCCAGTACATCCCCGGTCCCGACCTGACCACCGTGGTCGGCAAGGGCTACGGGCCGCTGCCCGAGCACTCGGTGCGCACCCTCGCCAACCGCCTGGCCCTCGCCCTGCAGGCCGTGCACCAGGCGGGGCTGATCCACCGCGACCTCAAGCCGTCCAACGTCCTCGTCACCGTGGACGGGCCGCGCGTCATCGACTTCGGCATCGCCCGGGCGCTCGAAAGCATAGGCGGGGACAGCCTGCTCACCCGCACCGGCATGCTGATCGGATCGCCTGGCTTCATGTCCCCCGAGCAGGTCCGGGGCCGTGAACTCACCGCTGCCAGCGACGTGTTCTGCCTGGGCGCGGTTCTCGTCTACGCCGCCACCGGCCGCCTCCTGTTCGGCGCCACGGACACCGGCCTCAACGCCCACCTCTTCCGGATCGCCGAGGAGGAGGCGGACCTCACCGGCGTACCGGACTCGCTCGTCGATCTCGTCCGCGCGTGCCTGGCCAAGGACCCGGCGGCGCGGCCCACGCCCGCCCAGGTGGTCGAGCGCACGCAGCCGGACCGAGTCGGGGAGTGGCTGCCGGGGCCGGTGCTGGCCCACATCGGGCGCAAGGCGGCGGAACTGCTGGACTTCACCCCGCAGAACCGGGGCCCGCAGCCGTCTCCGCACGGGCACACCGCCCCCGCTCCCGCCCCCGCCCCCGCCCCCGCCCCCGCCCCCGGCCAGGAGACCTCGTATCCCCTGGCCCCGCCCGCGTACGGCCCGCCCGCGTACGCGCCCACCGACCCGGCGCACGCCGGGCCCCCGCCGGGATACGGACCGCCGGCACCGCCGCCGGGCCCGAACCTGCGGCGCGGGTGGGCACTGGCGATGGCGACGATCGCACAGCTGGCCGTGGCCCTCGCCACGTCGACCTCGACCGTGCTGCTGTACGACGTCATGCGCGATCTGGACGCGGACAGCTCGTCCGCGCAGTGGATGGACACCGGCCACTTCCTGGCCTTCGGTGCGCTGCTGTTCCTCGGCGGACACCTGGCGGACCTCATCGGCCGCAAGACGACGCTGCTCATCGGCCTGACAGGGTTCACCCTGACCACCGCGGTCCAGGTGTGGTCCACCGAGCCCGACACCATGCTCTGGGCCTACACCGCCCAGGGCGTCTTCGCGGCCCTGAGCACCCCGGCCTCGTTCGCGCTGGTCGCCGTCCACTTCACCGGGTCGAGGGCCCGTACGAAGGCCTTCGGGCTCTACTCGCTGGCGGCCCTGGGCGGTTCCGTGCTCGGCCTGTTCCTCGCCGTGCCGCTCGCCCAGTACACGACGTGGCGCATGTCCCTTTACGTCATCATCCTGCTGGCCCTCATCGCCCTCGCCGGCACGGCCGCCCTGGTCCGTGACCTGCCCGACCGCACGCCGGCCGGATTCGACGCGCTGGGCGCGCTGCTGAGCACGCTGGGGGTCGCCGCCGTCGTCTTCGCCCTCGACCGGTCGCCGGCGCTCGGCTGGGACACTCCGCTGCCGCCCCTGTGCCTGGCCGGCGGTGTCGTCCTGATGGCCGCCTTCTTCCGGCGGCAGGGCAGGACACCGGGCGCCGCGATCCTGCCGGCGTACGGGACCGGGGCCCTCGGGCGCCGCGGCGCACTGATCGCCCTGTGCCTCAGCGGGTTCGCCCTGGAGTCGGCGGTGCCCTCGCTGGCCGAGTTCCTGTGGTCCGTCGGGCCCGGACCGGGGCTGGTGGCGTTCGCGGTCACGGCCGGCTCATTCCTCACCGGCTCCCTGCTCCTCGCCGCCCCGCTGCTGCCCCGCGTCGCGTTCCGCGCTCTGCTGGTACCGGGGTTGGGGCTCGCGGCGGTCGGTGTCCTGCTCATCGGCACGGGCCCGGAATCCCCCGCCGGGGCCTGGTCCGGCCTGATCTGCCTCGGCGTCGGACTGGGCACGGCCGCCACCCTGCTCTATTCGGCGATCACCGAAGGCATCGTCGCGCACGACTGCGGCGGCCGGGCCGCCCTCGCCGTCACGGGCCAGGAGCTGGGCGGTTCGGCCTCCGCCGCCCTGCTCGGCGGGACGGTCGGGCTGGAATCCGGCGGACACACTCCCGTGGCCCTGTACCTGTCGGCCGCGGCCCTGCTGATCGCGGCGCTGGTCGGGGGGCTGATGGTCAAGGGCCCGGAAAGCGCCCTGACCGCCCCGGCTCCGCGCGACCACCTGCGGAGGTAG
- a CDS encoding DUF1906 domain-containing protein produces the protein MRLPSLAALPAAALLVMLPGTAHGTAPVAPERARRPVPVTQPVASSVPVTQPAPVPRPLAAPLPEYRFTGAGFDACSAPPLEALSAWRTASPYGAVNIYSSGGQRHCSQDRLTPEWVAEARSMGWKLVPTHVGLQAPCADRPDKPLRIDPARAEAQGEEEAQEAAQALRTLGLGPGSPVYLDMEGYPVGDAVCSRAVVDFTAGWTTALHEAGYRSGFYSSMNSGIADLVAAVRAGRSPVPDAIWYARWDGRPTTTGQAGLPDDLWTGHQRIHQYRGSADETYGGVTLNVDRDQLDGPVAGGY, from the coding sequence ATGCGTCTACCCTCCCTCGCCGCGCTCCCCGCAGCGGCCCTGCTCGTCATGCTCCCCGGCACCGCCCACGGCACCGCCCCCGTCGCACCGGAGCGGGCCCGCCGGCCCGTTCCCGTCACCCAGCCCGTTGCCAGTTCCGTACCCGTCACCCAGCCCGCGCCCGTTCCCCGGCCCCTCGCCGCGCCGCTGCCGGAGTACCGGTTCACCGGGGCCGGATTCGACGCCTGCTCGGCGCCGCCGCTGGAAGCCCTGTCCGCCTGGCGCACCGCCTCGCCCTACGGGGCAGTGAACATCTACAGCAGCGGAGGCCAGCGCCACTGCTCGCAGGACCGGCTGACGCCGGAGTGGGTCGCCGAGGCCCGCTCGATGGGGTGGAAGCTGGTGCCCACCCACGTCGGACTCCAGGCACCCTGCGCCGACCGCCCGGACAAACCACTGCGGATCGACCCAGCACGCGCCGAGGCGCAGGGCGAGGAGGAGGCGCAGGAGGCGGCGCAGGCACTGCGGACGCTGGGCCTGGGGCCGGGCAGCCCGGTGTACCTCGACATGGAGGGGTATCCGGTGGGCGACGCGGTGTGCAGCCGGGCGGTGGTCGACTTCACCGCCGGCTGGACCACGGCCCTGCACGAGGCCGGGTACCGGTCGGGCTTCTACTCCAGCATGAACTCCGGCATCGCGGACCTCGTCGCCGCCGTCCGGGCCGGGCGGTCCCCGGTGCCCGACGCGATCTGGTACGCCCGCTGGGACGGAAGGCCCACCACCACCGGCCAGGCCGGGCTGCCCGACGACCTGTGGACCGGCCACCAGCGCATCCACCAGTACCGGGGCAGCGCCGACGAGACGTACGGCGGGGTGACGCTCAACGTCGACCGCGACCAGCTGGACGGCCCGGTCGCAGGCGGTTACTGA
- a CDS encoding sodium:solute symporter — protein MRQLDLLVVVVYLVAIAVIGLRLAGRQRTSKDYFVGEGHLPWWTVSFSVVATETSVLTVISVPGGAYGGQGFGNVELALGYVIGRTVVASALIPLYKRGGFVSAYQYLGSRFGPRLQGLASVTFVVTRLLAEGVRLFASAIPIKLLLGEFGVHTGYRAIIIVLTLITVVYTYLGGIKAVIWTDAIQMGLYLGGALLAVAVLSGHVGADGYARALDAGRFRLFDTDFGLDHILTSPFALPTAIVGGAIFAMASHGSDQLIVQRILATRTLRDGQKAMIASGVFVTLQFAAFSLVGALLWAYNEGKSFKALGLGSSDNLYPDFILHGLPVVVSGLLVAGILGAAMGSLSSALNSMSNSTVADIIHSFFRRTPSEEFLLRLARVMTLAWAALMAVFACAFSTSTGNVYLTGLTIAGYTYGALLGAFLLGRLVRRANEADSVLAFLATVAVMTYLVREVKIDVTTAAGTVPTAIAAQWLVPVGVLVTLAVGGLLSLLHRAPDTSRTPADDARPTPEAGLPEAAAAQE, from the coding sequence GTGCGCCAACTCGACCTTCTCGTAGTCGTCGTCTACCTGGTCGCCATCGCCGTGATCGGGCTGCGGCTGGCAGGCCGTCAGAGGACGTCGAAGGACTACTTCGTCGGCGAGGGCCACCTGCCGTGGTGGACCGTCTCGTTCTCCGTCGTGGCCACCGAGACCAGCGTGCTGACCGTCATCAGCGTGCCCGGCGGCGCCTACGGCGGGCAGGGCTTCGGCAACGTCGAACTCGCCCTGGGCTACGTCATCGGCCGCACCGTCGTGGCCTCCGCGCTGATCCCCCTGTACAAGCGCGGAGGCTTCGTCAGCGCCTACCAGTACCTGGGCAGCCGGTTCGGCCCCAGGCTCCAGGGGCTCGCCTCGGTGACCTTCGTCGTCACCCGGCTGCTGGCCGAGGGCGTGCGCCTGTTCGCCTCGGCGATCCCGATCAAACTGCTGCTCGGAGAGTTCGGCGTGCACACCGGCTACCGCGCCATCATCATCGTGCTCACGCTGATCACGGTCGTCTACACCTACCTCGGCGGGATCAAGGCCGTCATCTGGACCGACGCCATCCAGATGGGCCTGTACCTCGGCGGCGCCCTCCTCGCCGTCGCGGTGCTGTCCGGCCACGTCGGCGCCGACGGCTACGCGCGCGCCCTGGACGCCGGCCGGTTCAGGCTCTTCGACACCGACTTCGGCCTCGACCACATCCTCACCAGCCCGTTCGCCCTGCCGACCGCGATCGTCGGCGGCGCGATCTTCGCCATGGCCAGCCACGGCTCCGACCAGCTCATCGTCCAGCGCATCCTCGCGACCCGGACCCTGCGCGACGGCCAGAAGGCGATGATCGCCTCCGGCGTGTTCGTCACCCTCCAGTTCGCCGCCTTCTCCCTCGTCGGCGCCCTGCTGTGGGCCTACAACGAGGGCAAGAGCTTCAAGGCCCTCGGCTTGGGCAGTTCCGACAACCTCTACCCCGACTTCATCCTGCACGGGCTGCCCGTGGTGGTCTCCGGCCTGCTCGTCGCCGGCATCCTCGGCGCCGCCATGGGCTCGCTGTCCTCGGCCCTGAACTCGATGTCGAACTCGACGGTCGCCGACATCATCCACAGCTTCTTCCGCCGGACCCCCTCCGAGGAGTTCCTGCTCAGGCTCGCCCGCGTGATGACGCTGGCGTGGGCCGCACTGATGGCCGTCTTCGCCTGCGCCTTCAGCACCAGCACCGGCAACGTCTACCTCACCGGCCTGACCATCGCCGGCTACACCTACGGCGCACTGCTCGGCGCCTTCCTGCTCGGCCGCCTCGTACGGCGCGCCAACGAGGCCGACTCCGTCCTCGCCTTCCTGGCCACCGTCGCCGTGATGACCTACCTCGTGCGCGAGGTGAAGATCGACGTCACCACGGCCGCCGGGACCGTTCCCACCGCCATCGCGGCGCAGTGGCTGGTCCCGGTCGGCGTGCTGGTCACCCTCGCCGTCGGCGGCCTGCTCAGCCTCCTCCACCGCGCCCCCGACACCTCGCGCACCCCGGCGGACGACGCACGGCCCACCCCCGAGGCCGGCCTCCCCGAGGCGGCCGCCGCCCAGGAGTGA
- a CDS encoding alpha/beta fold hydrolase, whose protein sequence is MDIKHITANGIDFAYVEQGEGPLALLLHGFPETPDIFRDLMPALAAAGYRAVAPYMRGFAPSAVPSDGSMRLADLIADANALHEALGGGADAVLIGHDWGGFTTWGASVHAPERWSKVVVADVPPLRFYERKAADPVQIHKNSHFYFFQMGIADQIVPVDDFAYIDWLWQHWSGFANPELDTTAYREAGKNALRAPENLSLGLGLYRQNFPAATFGTDQWEMGPLLAELPAQPTLYLHGSEDPVMDEEAMADLLRLLPAGSDSVLLPGVGHFPFVEAPEEVTKRILAFLA, encoded by the coding sequence GTGGACATCAAGCACATCACCGCGAACGGCATCGACTTCGCCTACGTGGAGCAGGGCGAGGGCCCGCTGGCCCTGCTGCTGCACGGATTTCCGGAGACCCCGGACATCTTTCGCGACCTGATGCCGGCTCTGGCCGCCGCCGGGTACCGGGCGGTGGCCCCGTACATGCGCGGCTTCGCGCCCTCCGCGGTCCCGTCCGACGGCAGCATGCGCCTGGCCGACCTGATCGCCGACGCCAACGCCCTGCACGAGGCCCTGGGCGGCGGCGCCGACGCCGTCCTGATCGGCCACGACTGGGGCGGGTTCACCACCTGGGGCGCGTCGGTGCACGCGCCCGAGCGCTGGTCGAAGGTCGTGGTGGCGGACGTACCGCCGCTGCGTTTCTACGAGCGCAAGGCCGCCGACCCGGTGCAGATCCACAAGAACAGCCACTTCTACTTCTTCCAGATGGGCATCGCCGACCAGATCGTGCCGGTCGACGACTTCGCCTACATCGACTGGCTGTGGCAGCACTGGAGCGGCTTCGCCAACCCGGAGCTCGACACCACCGCCTACCGCGAGGCCGGCAAGAACGCCCTGCGCGCCCCCGAGAACCTGAGCCTCGGCCTCGGCCTCTACCGCCAGAACTTCCCGGCCGCGACCTTCGGCACCGACCAGTGGGAAATGGGCCCGCTGCTCGCCGAACTCCCCGCCCAGCCGACCCTCTACCTCCACGGCAGCGAGGACCCGGTGATGGACGAGGAAGCGATGGCGGACCTGCTCCGGCTGCTGCCCGCCGGCTCGGACAGCGTCCTGCTCCCTGGCGTGGGTCACTTCCCCTTCGTCGAGGCCCCCGAGGAGGTGACCAAGCGCATCCTCGCCTTCCTCGCCTGA
- a CDS encoding alpha/beta hydrolase: protein MTAEELAAYREAENHRRASPAMRAITGMPDPGAAVDWQELALPGRRLPVRVHRPVRERGADRADRAERADWTEPLPLVLHVHGGGFVGTAVQCDWITSRLAARLPALVVSVEHRLLAPDTPLSAAVDDGWDALDHLVRHAAHRGIDPTRIAVFGESCGALITALTAVRARQAGLPLRAQVLVNPLADVTGAMFDHPSVAEYAQSPTLTVPQLRLLQRLAVPSGDDPRALSPLHADQLAGLAPALVVVPTHDPLADHGRRYAERLRAAGTPARLAEFPETTHAFLSMPAVVPQAEAAAAEITTFLRDALDRPGGPGGPGSL, encoded by the coding sequence ATGACGGCCGAGGAACTGGCCGCCTATCGCGAGGCGGAGAACCACAGGCGGGCGTCGCCGGCGATGCGGGCGATCACCGGGATGCCGGACCCCGGTGCCGCGGTCGACTGGCAGGAGCTGGCGCTGCCCGGCCGCCGCCTGCCGGTGCGTGTCCACCGGCCGGTCCGCGAGCGCGGCGCCGACCGCGCCGACCGCGCCGAACGAGCTGACTGGACAGAGCCCCTGCCCCTTGTACTCCACGTCCACGGCGGCGGATTCGTGGGCACGGCGGTGCAGTGCGACTGGATCACCAGCCGTCTCGCCGCCCGGCTGCCGGCCCTCGTCGTCTCGGTCGAGCACCGCCTGCTCGCCCCCGACACGCCACTGTCGGCCGCCGTCGACGACGGCTGGGACGCGCTCGACCACCTGGTGCGGCACGCCGCCCATCGGGGCATCGACCCGACACGCATCGCCGTCTTCGGCGAGAGCTGCGGCGCCCTGATCACCGCCCTGACCGCCGTCCGCGCCCGGCAGGCCGGCCTGCCGCTGCGGGCCCAGGTGCTGGTCAACCCCCTTGCCGACGTCACCGGGGCGATGTTCGACCACCCCTCGGTCGCCGAGTACGCCCAGAGTCCGACCCTGACCGTGCCCCAACTGCGGCTGCTGCAGCGGCTCGCCGTCCCCTCGGGGGACGACCCCCGTGCGCTGTCCCCGCTGCACGCCGACCAACTCGCCGGCCTGGCACCGGCGTTGGTGGTGGTGCCGACCCATGACCCGCTGGCCGACCACGGCCGCCGCTACGCCGAGCGCCTGCGTGCCGCCGGGACGCCCGCGCGGCTGGCCGAGTTCCCGGAGACCACGCACGCCTTCCTGAGCATGCCGGCGGTGGTGCCTCAGGCCGAGGCGGCAGCGGCGGAGATCACCACGTTCCTCCGCGATGCCCTCGACCGGCCGGGCGGGCCTGGTGGGCCCGGCAGCCTCTGA
- a CDS encoding TetR/AcrR family transcriptional regulator, with the protein MTRTPSPARPPGRPRSGIDAEVFTATLRTVQELGYARATVERIAAAAGIAKTTIYRRWPSKGALIVDCLLDAFGPAPLREGADRAELMTATIRWIAAKIGEPGVGDAFAGVFSDAVSDPALREILSTRLQDPYRLALQDALDEPENRVLFFIDAVVGILLHRMGMTGEPMVDADVDALVAMVLPHFARSDRPA; encoded by the coding sequence ATGACTCGAACGCCTTCACCCGCCCGGCCGCCCGGACGCCCGCGCAGCGGCATCGACGCCGAGGTCTTCACCGCCACGCTGAGGACGGTTCAGGAACTCGGCTACGCGCGCGCCACGGTCGAGCGCATCGCCGCCGCGGCCGGCATCGCGAAGACGACGATCTACCGCCGCTGGCCGTCGAAGGGCGCGCTGATCGTGGACTGCCTCCTCGACGCCTTCGGCCCGGCACCGCTCAGGGAGGGCGCCGACCGGGCCGAGCTCATGACCGCGACCATCCGCTGGATCGCGGCGAAGATCGGCGAACCCGGGGTGGGCGACGCGTTCGCGGGCGTGTTCAGCGACGCCGTCAGCGACCCGGCCCTGCGCGAGATCCTCTCCACCCGGCTGCAGGACCCCTACCGCCTCGCCCTCCAGGACGCGCTCGACGAGCCGGAGAACAGGGTCCTGTTCTTCATCGACGCCGTCGTCGGCATCCTGCTCCACCGGATGGGCATGACCGGCGAACCGATGGTCGACGCCGATGTCGACGCCCTGGTCGCGATGGTGCTGCCGCACTTCGCACGGAGCGACCGCCCGGCCTGA
- a CDS encoding MFS transporter — protein sequence MPRSEPLPRTVRLLLLARVVNRLGAFSLPFLTALISTDHAASLTTAGLVSAAFGLATIPSRLAGGHLADRIGRRTTIVLGLCGCAVAQLAIAASASLTWAVAGAVLLGLAFELYEPPSQAIIGESVPEQHRVRAFSLFSAALAAGGMGAGLLAALLGRWDLRWLFVTDAATCLACALLIRLALPRDRPAPPAADDQGGDTAVRPLRDRALLGVLATGTAYALINQQTVIALPLALARQGLPAADAGLLFTAAAATTVLAQPLVRLPWTTRLTTPVALALAHLLLAAGLSGYALTRSLPALLASAAVMSLGDLLIMGRVYARVTDLAPPGGSGRYLAVFGTSWGVAATLAPLLGTQLLAHAGTTALWSVMAASCLLLAALHLRCTPESARPPRRRAPGRRGSATPVAPPVAAPDLRS from the coding sequence GTGCCGCGCTCCGAACCGCTGCCGCGTACCGTCCGTCTGCTGTTACTCGCCCGGGTCGTCAACCGGCTCGGGGCCTTCTCGCTGCCCTTCCTCACCGCGCTGATCAGCACCGACCACGCCGCGAGCCTGACCACCGCCGGCCTGGTCAGCGCCGCCTTCGGGCTCGCCACGATCCCCTCGCGGCTGGCCGGCGGCCACCTGGCCGACCGGATCGGCCGGCGCACGACCATCGTCCTCGGACTCTGCGGCTGCGCCGTCGCACAGCTGGCGATCGCGGCCTCCGCCTCGCTCACCTGGGCGGTCGCCGGGGCGGTGCTGCTCGGGCTGGCCTTCGAACTCTACGAGCCCCCGAGCCAGGCGATCATCGGCGAGTCCGTGCCCGAGCAGCACCGGGTGCGCGCGTTCAGCCTGTTCAGCGCCGCGCTCGCGGCCGGCGGCATGGGCGCCGGGCTGCTCGCCGCCCTGCTCGGCCGCTGGGACCTGCGCTGGCTCTTCGTCACCGACGCCGCCACCTGCCTGGCCTGCGCGCTGCTGATCCGCCTCGCCCTGCCCCGCGACCGCCCGGCACCGCCCGCAGCGGACGACCAGGGCGGCGACACCGCCGTACGGCCGCTGCGCGACCGGGCCCTGCTGGGCGTTCTGGCCACCGGAACCGCCTACGCCCTGATCAACCAACAGACCGTGATCGCCCTGCCGCTCGCCCTCGCCCGGCAGGGCCTGCCCGCCGCCGACGCCGGCCTGCTGTTCACCGCCGCGGCAGCGACCACCGTGCTCGCCCAGCCGCTGGTCCGGCTGCCCTGGACGACCCGGCTCACCACGCCGGTCGCACTCGCTCTCGCCCACCTGCTCCTGGCCGCAGGGCTGTCCGGCTACGCCCTCACCCGCAGCCTGCCGGCGCTGCTCGCATCGGCCGCCGTGATGAGCCTCGGCGACCTGCTGATCATGGGCCGTGTCTACGCGCGCGTCACCGACCTCGCGCCACCGGGCGGAAGCGGCCGCTACCTGGCCGTCTTCGGCACCAGCTGGGGCGTCGCCGCGACACTGGCGCCCCTCCTCGGCACCCAGCTGCTCGCCCACGCGGGGACGACCGCGCTGTGGTCCGTCATGGCCGCATCCTGCCTGCTGCTCGCCGCACTGCATCTCCGCTGCACACCGGAGTCGGCCCGGCCGCCGCGACGTCGCGCCCCAGGGCGGCGCGGGTCGGCCACGCCGGTGGCCCCGCCGGTGGCCGCGCCCGACCTGCGGTCGTGA
- a CDS encoding LppU/SCO3897 family protein, producing MRFKSLLLTFGQAIGFARQKSTLDRHGGTTISTQSAELPHSATPAEPTAPTEPAADATAAPGLPGYGEGQLTCRHCGSVPAVDATFRGHLGLIVILKYLKRRGPFCRSCGIATHREMTSDSLWQGWWGIPSMIVNPIVMLLNIPQRLKVNKLSEPLPGAPRPPMDPGKPVYLRPTIIGVLIPVILISLIVLVEKDDPEFAKTGDCIHNSNPIVLPGAVDKNPDVTVVPCSDPRAEARVVGREEDTSDGENACRRFPDADGYFTYKRGSDKYTLCLQGLKQKPGTSLVP from the coding sequence GTGAGGTTTAAATCGCTGCTCCTGACGTTCGGGCAGGCGATAGGTTTCGCCAGGCAAAAATCAACTCTTGATCGTCACGGGGGAACCACCATTTCCACTCAGTCCGCCGAGCTGCCCCACAGCGCCACGCCGGCCGAGCCCACCGCTCCCACCGAGCCCGCCGCCGACGCCACGGCGGCCCCGGGCCTGCCCGGCTACGGCGAGGGGCAGCTCACCTGCCGGCACTGCGGTTCCGTCCCGGCCGTGGACGCGACCTTCCGCGGGCACCTGGGCCTCATCGTGATCCTTAAGTACCTGAAGCGCCGGGGGCCTTTCTGCCGCAGCTGCGGCATCGCCACGCACCGCGAGATGACCTCCGACAGCCTCTGGCAGGGCTGGTGGGGCATCCCCTCGATGATCGTCAACCCGATCGTCATGCTGCTCAACATCCCGCAGCGCCTGAAGGTCAACAAGCTGTCGGAGCCGCTGCCCGGCGCGCCCCGCCCGCCGATGGACCCCGGCAAGCCGGTCTACCTGAGGCCCACGATCATCGGCGTGCTCATCCCGGTGATCCTGATCTCCCTGATCGTCCTCGTCGAGAAGGACGACCCCGAGTTCGCCAAGACCGGCGACTGCATCCACAACAGCAACCCGATCGTCCTGCCCGGTGCCGTCGACAAGAACCCCGACGTCACCGTGGTCCCCTGCTCCGACCCGAGGGCCGAGGCCCGCGTCGTGGGCCGCGAGGAGGACACCAGCGACGGCGAGAACGCGTGCCGGAGGTTCCCCGACGCCGACGGCTACTTCACCTACAAGCGGGGCAGCGACAAGTACACCCTCTGCCTGCAGGGCCTGAAGCAGAAGCCGGGCACGAGCCTCGTCCCGTAG